The Salicibibacter halophilus DNA window AAAATTGTTCTGCAATTAAAAGTAACCACATATCTGATGGATTTGCTTCAAGTAATGAATTGCTTAATAGCGCTATAAATGGTGTAACCAATAAAACCGTGCCCACCATTAAAGATCCATAAGTTAACATACCAATATTCATCGATAATTTTGCCGATCGATCATCCGTTGCTGTAAAAATTCGCATTAACAAATGAGGAATGACGCAAACTGCAACCGCCCAAGTAGTAAATGCACCTATATACCCTGCTACTGGCATAGTTTCTCCAACGGTCCCGAGAGCCGGGTTTTCATTTGTGGCATTAAGGAGAAAATCCGGATAGGGCATCGGTAAGTTAATAATTGCGCCTATACATACAATTGATATAAGGAGGACCATCATAGCGCCCTGCAATATATTCGTCCAAGTAACAGCTAACATGCCGCCCAGTGCAACGTAGAGAATGAAAACAAGTGCAATAATAACCACCCCCCATTCATAGGACAGCCCAGTGACATAAGAGCCAATCAAACCACCTGCCGTCATTTGTGACATGAGGTACATGCCCGACCCAATGATAATCACTAAAGGAACAGCTATCTTAAAAAAACTATGCTCGTAACGGTCCACCAAGAAATCAGTGACTGTGAACAAACGAGAATTACGCATGGGTTTAGCTACTAAAACACTAGCCAATGCAAATCCAGCGATTGACCCGAGTGTTTGCCACGTAATAAAAGGGAGCCCAAGTTCCCAGACAGAACCAACACCAGCCATAAATGACCCCCCACTCCCTAAAGCGGCCATTAGAGCTAAAGCATTAACACCAGTGCCAACACGACGCCCAGCAACATAATATTCAGTTGTACTTGATTGCGACGTTTTTATACGCGTTTGTGCATATCTACCCAAAATAATGATAAAAATAAAATACAGAAGCATAATAGATATTTCAATTATTTTCATAATTACCTCCCCCCAACCTATTATTTGAACATTCGTTTATAAATCTTCAGGTATATTCGAATTTCCACCTTTATTCACGCTCTTACGGACGTTTTTTTTCTCCCAAGTTAAGATGAGAGCTAAAATTGGAATGACCAATTGTAATGCAAGCCCAGCCCAGGCAACCAACGATATGTTTAGTATGGTTACATCATAGCTCCATGGCAGCATGAAAACGATTAAAAACAACACAATGAGAATGATGAGAAATCCCTCTCGAAACGGCATCTTGAACCAATTATTATCTTTGGCAGACATATTTCACCCTCCTTTCGTAGTGAAATTCAATTTAATGATTTTGAATCCGCTTCCATTTCCGTCTATTAATAAGCTCCAGCAAAATAGCAAACTGAAACCTCGGGTGCGATCTTATTTTCCAAGGAGCCACTTTCATTCGTTCTGTCAACATTTTTAATAACGTTTTTACTTTTTGTTTGGAGTCGTATTGAATAGATAAAAAAGTAATCCCTCCTAAATTTTGTTTAGAATTCAAGAGAAAAGAAAAAAAACGGGTTAATGGGTCAGCCGAAACATAGATTAATACCAAAGTTAACCTATTTGTTTTAATGATTATTTGTTCATTTTTATTGTCATATATCAGGTTAGGAGGAGCTTTAGTGACTTTAAAATTAATATCCTGTTCTCTCATTATCTCAGTTATCAACTGAAAGATTTCATTTTGTTGTAAACCTACGTAAGCTTCCCATTTTGTTTGATAAAGTGAAAGCATTTATCGCATACTCCCTCTTCTAAGTTTTTTTAAACCTATAAATAAATTGGGGTGCTCAAGGCCTCATCGTATGTGATGACGGCCCCAACAGTTGTGGCAAAAGCCGATAGGCATCATCCACCCATTCACACAACAACGGTCTCGTATCACGAGGATCGATAATCTCTTCAATCCCAAATGATTCAGCTGTCCGAAACGGAGAGCGTATTTCTTCCATGTCGTCCATCAAGCTGTTTAGTAACTGCTCAGGGTTTTCACTCTCTTCCAGTTCTCTTCGGTACGCTACTTGCACGCCTCCTTCGATCGGCAAGGATCCCCAATCACCGGAAGGCCACGCGTAACGTTGATGAAGCCCATGACCGTTGATCATACCTGCCCCACCAACCCCAAAGACTTTTCTGAGAATGATTTCAATCATCGGGACCGTTGCCTGGTAAATGGCCGAAACTGCCCGTACACCTTTTCGAATCGTTCCTTTTCGTTCTTCTTCCACTCCGATAACCATTCCAGGTTGATCGACGAAATTGACGATCGGTAAATGAAACGTTTGGCACAAATCCACGAAACGTTCGATCTTTTCGCTGCTTTCTGCAGTGAGTCCGCCGGCTAAAATATAGGGATCGGATGCCATGTACCCAACCG harbors:
- a CDS encoding sodium:solute symporter family protein; its protein translation is MKIIEISIMLLYFIFIIILGRYAQTRIKTSQSSTTEYYVAGRRVGTGVNALALMAALGSGGSFMAGVGSVWELGLPFITWQTLGSIAGFALASVLVAKPMRNSRLFTVTDFLVDRYEHSFFKIAVPLVIIIGSGMYLMSQMTAGGLIGSYVTGLSYEWGVVIIALVFILYVALGGMLAVTWTNILQGAMMVLLISIVCIGAIINLPMPYPDFLLNATNENPALGTVGETMPVAGYIGAFTTWAVAVCVIPHLLMRIFTATDDRSAKLSMNIGMLTYGSLMVGTVLLVTPFIALLSNSLLEANPSDMWLLLIAEQFFGPIIMGVLAAGIMAAVMSSVDALLLAVSSAVAYDLYKGWHKPKATQRQVLKVSAISTWVIGLVVMVLSLNPPDFLVVLYTAAVGFMAASLFGPLVLGIWWKRANHSGAIVGLLVGSVSYLIAFFGFELPYNSEILIALPLSIVALVSVSALTEKPSQEAINRMAIYHEREV